One genomic segment of Cottoperca gobio chromosome 21, fCotGob3.1, whole genome shotgun sequence includes these proteins:
- the nfe2l2a gene encoding nuclear factor erythroid 2-related factor 2a, with protein MILEMEVPHSGQQDMELIDILWNQDIDLGARREVFDYNHRQKEHELRRQRELEEEKRQHLVREQEKALLAQLQLDEETGEYIPCPPPNAPLQSDVTPLEVTQNVSFTGENGDAMSFDECLQLLAETFPVEETENTSVCLDTTAVSAPTMSPEQPVLPPVTLSPAPPPPLPQRISPDLEQAWMELLSLPELQQCLSMQMEDTLETTVYPLPNSPEAQNPNYSFYPMTNLTDQKTNSLNACPAEFMNTFDGSVPSMAPTDNLSQMKAKAPQLNANLTAESFCDMYYPDAILEENSGQRGLEGNGSNAMSDIPNKPPFTPVDLYSLSPGDVFDSGKQNLTVELPDSDSGISSNTSPNASSPGKSMYGNESFCYSDSDIEEMDHNPGSAESDYSEMFSLNFQPDDHQMAISLSAPIGQTQQQEKNPKHHKTDPAEDNGHNSTPFTKDKHKKRSEVRLSRDEQRAKALKIPFTVDMIINLPVDDFNELMSKHELNEAQLALVRDIRRRGKNKVAAQNCRKRKMENIVGLESNLDSLKEEKERLLSEKSQNITDLKEMKQQLNSLYLEVFSMLRDEKGNSYSPSDYSLQQSTDGSVFLVPRIKKTFIKSEDNLFSPL; from the exons ATGATACTGGAAATGGAGGTGCCGCATTCCGGTCAACAG GACATGGAGCTGATTGACATACTGTGGAATCAGGACATTGATCTCGGAGCCAGGCGTGAGGTGTTTGACTACAATCACCGTCAGAAAGAACATGAGCTGCGGAGGCAGCGGGAgctggaagaagagaagaggcaGCATCTGGTCCGGGAGCAGGAGAAGGCCCTGCTGGCACAGCTACAGCTCGACGAGGAAACGGGAGAGTACATACCCTGCCCGCCACCCAACGCCCCGCTGCAGTCGGATGTCACACCTCTAGAGGTTACACAG AATGTCAGCTTCACAGGAGAGAACGGGGATGCCATGTCATTTGATGAATGTTTGCAGCTACTGGCAGAGACATTTCCTGTAGAGGAAACTGAG AACACCTCAGTTTGCCTGGACACAACTGCTGTTTCAGCACCCACGATGTCACCCGAGCAGCCGGTCCTGCCGCCGGTCACCCTCTCCCcagctccaccaccaccactaccacaGAGGATATCCCCAGATTTGGAGCAGGCCTGGATGGAGCTTTTGTCCCTCCCTGAGCTGCAG CAATGCCTGAGCATGCAAATGGAGGACACACTGGAGACCACAGTTTATCCTCTTCCAAACAGCCCTGAAGCGCAGAATCCAAACTACAGTTTTTACCCAATGACCAATCTCACAGaccagaaaacaaacagtttaaatgCTTGTCCCGCAGAgtttatgaatacatttgatggTTCTGTTCCCAGTATGGCCCCAACAGACAATCTCAGCCAGATGAAGGCGAAAGCTCCTCAGTTAAATGCTAATTTAACTGCAGAAAGTTTCTGTGACATGTATTACCCCGATGCTATTCTGGAAGAGAACAGTGGTCAACGTGGCCTTGAAGGAAATGGAAGCAATGCCATGTCTGATATCCCAAACAAGCCTCCCTTCACACCAGTGGACCTTTACAGCCTCTCACCAGGAGATGTATTTGACAGCGGTAAACAAAATCTGACGGTAGAATTGCCAGACTCAGATTCAGGAATCTCTTCAAACACAAGCCCGAATGCTAGCTCACCTGGGAAGTCTATGTATGGAAATGAGTCCTTTTGTTACAGCGATTCAGACATTGAGGAGATGGACCACAACCCTGGAAGTGCAGAATCTGACTACTCAGAGATGTTCTCACTCAATTTCCAACCTGATGATCATCAGATGGCAATTTCTTTATCCGCACCGATAGGGCAAACGCAACAGCAGGAAAAGAATCCCAAACACCACAAGACGGACCCGGCAGAGGACAACGGCCACAACAGCACCCCCTTCACCAAAGACAAGCATAAGAAACGCTCGGAAGTGCGTCTCTCCAGAGACGAGCAGAGAGCTAAGGCCCTCAAAATCCCTTTCACTGTTGACATGATTATCAATCTGCCTGTTGATGACTTCAACGAGCTAATGTCGAAGCACGAACTGAATGAGGCCCAGCTGGCCCTGGTCCGAGACATACGCCGCCGCGGCAAGAACAAGGTAGCTGCCCAGAACTGCCGCAAACGCAAGATGGAGAACATAGTGGGTCTGGAGAGCAACCTGGACtcactgaaggaggagaaggagcgtCTGCTGAGCGAGAAGAGCCAGAACATCACAGACCTGAAGGAAATGAAGCAGCAACTCAACAGCTTGTACCTGGAGGTCTTCAGCATGTTGAGAGATGAGAAGGGGAATTCTTACTCCCCCTCAGACTACTCCCTCCAGCAGTCCACTGACGGCAGCGTCTTCCTCGTTCCTCGCATCAAAAAGACTTTCATCAAGAGCGAAGACaacctcttctctcctttgtaA
- the hnrnpa3 gene encoding heterogeneous nuclear ribonucleoprotein A3 gives MNICKMEDREAKEPEQLRKLFIGGLSFETTEESLRAHFEQWGSLTDCVVMRDPNTKRSRGFGFVTYAAVEEVDEAMTARPHKVDGRVVEPKRAVSREDSNKPGAHLTVKKIFVGGIKEDTEEYHIREHFEKYGKIECIEIMEERSTGKKRGFCFVSFDDHDTVDKIVAQKFHTINFHNCEVRKALSKQEMSTMSTNRGRSGGSGNFMGRGSNFGGGGNFGRGGYGGGRGGYGEDFDNGPGGNYGGGGAGYGGGRGSYGGGGPGYGNQGGGFGGNCDGGYGGNDGGYGGGGNYNDFGNYGGQQSSYGPMKGNNFGGRNSGGPYGGGYGSGGGGSGGGGGGGSGGGGGGSGGSYGSRRY, from the exons ATGAACATCTGCAAAATGGAG GACCGTGAAGCTAAAGAACCCGAGCAACTCAGAAAGCTGTTTATTGGAGGTCTGAGCTTTGAAACCACCGAGGAGAGTTTACGGGCTCATTTTGAACAATGGGGAAGTCTGACGGACTGTGTG GTCATGAGGGACCCCAACACCAAGCGATCAAGAGGGTTTGGCTTTGTGACATACGCTGCTGTGGAGGAAGTCGACGAAGCCATGACAGCAAGGCCTCATAAAGTTGATGGCCGTGTTGTTGAACCCAAGAGGGCCGTGTCCAGAGAG GACTCAAATAAACCAGGCGCCCATCTGACCGTGAAGAAGATCTTTGTTGGTGGGATTAAGGAGGACACTGAGGAGTACCACATAAGGGagcattttgagaaatatggAAAGATTGAATGCATTGAAATCATGGAGGAACGCTCCACTGGGAAGAAGAGAGGATTCTGCTTTGTCTCCTTTGATGACCATGACACTGTGGACAAAATTGTTG CCCAGAAATTCCACACAATCAACTTCCACAATTGTGAGGTCAGAAAAGCTCTCTCAAAACAGGAAATGAGTACCATGTCCACTAACAGGG GCAGGAGTGGAGGATCTGGAAACTTCATGGGGAGAGGTAGTAATTTTGGAGGTGGTGGCAACTTCGGTCGAG GAGGCTACGGTGGAGGACGAGGTGGTTATGGCGAGGATTTTGACAATG GTCCAGGAGGAAATtatggtggaggaggagcaggttATGGAGGGGGCCGAGGGAGCTATGGAGGTGGGGGTCCAGGATATGGCAACCAGGGTGGTGGATTTGGTGGCAACTGCGATGGCGGTTACGGAGGCAATGAcggag GatatggaggaggaggaaattaCAACGACTTTGGGAACTATGGTGGACAGCAGTCCAGCTATGGACCCATGAAGGGAAACAACTTTGGTGGCAGAAACTCGGGTGGACCTTATGGCG GTGGCTATGGCTCTGGTGGAGGCggcagtggtggtggtggtggtggtggtagtggtggtggtggcggcgGCAGCGGAGGGAGCTATGGCTCACGGCGATATTAA